The genomic interval aacttttattttttttctttctttttcttttctttacctCTAAGACTCAAACCTACTTTTACACCCAGGACCTTGCCGTGTATGTTCAATCTGGTCTGGACTGGATCCAACTACTAACCACACCGTCTTGTTGACATGACTGCACATAAATAAATTCGCATGACTGGTTTTACAGTATTTATGGCTTAATGTTTGCCTCCTGGGTTTGATTTTTTCCATTACATGCAGCACAGTCGGTGTCTGGGCTCGCCACTAACTGTTGAACTCCGGACCTGAGAGTCTACCAAATGacagttgacaaaaaaaaatattaactataaaagaaaatacagtatCCTGAATCAGGAGTTAAACAATCTAGGGTTATCTTAGGAGGTTTTAAAGACTCATGCAGTGTCTgtgacttatttattttctaaatttgacTCATCCTCATTCACGAATGGATTTCATTTAAGAGTCGAACTCAAATCcaacagaaataatctgttttagaTGAGCCTGAGAGAAATTATTGCAACATCTTCCCGGAAAGTCTTATTAATCTACCGTCAAACAGCTCTCAGATTAAGATATCAGTTTAACCTTTTCATGCAACCGTTTTACTGGtaaaatgattcagtttgtcATTATTGGATGAATCACCACACCGACTTAGATTCctagcctttttttatttgtaatgtggCATTTCGAACAGATGGATCGAAAAGATCACATTTTTACCTTCTCGTGTACCTTTCAGAGAGTAAAGTGATTGCAGCAAATgcaaaatgtgatgtttttttttagttaaagacAATCCGGTAACAGGTGGTGTGAGGAGCTCTGTGGCTTCACCTTTGGGGGTGTCGTCGGTAAGCACATCCAGGAAGTCGATGGCTGGGCTCCATTCACCCATCTTCAGGATGGATTTCTTCTGTGATTTTCTTGGCTGACTAAAGTGCATGAAATTGTGAAGCTTCCTTGCCTCTGAGTCAGACAGACCTGAGGAGGGGGGGTAAACAATTAATTGAGGCTAAATCACAAAGTGGGGAGGCAGCTATCCAGTGATctgcagctaaaataaatatcacGAGGATGAGTATGTTGAACAAAGACATCTTCTAAATATCCATTATCTAGccacttaaaacaaaactgagtcaTGAATGCATGAGTCATTTCCATGCAGCTGCAAATTTCAGCCATCCATAGTTAAACACTGACATTGGCACCGCACGGGTATGCAGCAAATTTACCACCAAAGCTGCAGTTGGTCTGAACAAGGCCGTGTGGAGTCTTGATGAAGGCGCCCCGAGGTACCACAGACACTTCTTCATCAATGTGGTGAACTGTCACCGCCAGCCTCTTCTCCTCGGTCACTTTGGTctgaaaccaaaaacatttatgctCCTAAACTGGGATCTCATGGCACCGTACACGAATATCTTCCAAAAAATGAAATGCTTAAAACCGAGTCagaatgtaaaagtttaaacgCCTGTGTATGATATGTGATACTGTGCAAAGGCCATGAGTCATTCTTCATTTATTACCACCtctttctgaaagaaaaaggtgaagCAATAATgattttcttgtgtgtgtgtgtccgtgcagaaagtaataattggacagatatctacaactgacaaacttttggggtcaacccaaatcatggtggctgccacagctaatgaccaaaaaaaaaaaacaaagacaaaaatgtctataacttagtcagtttcacagatattgagctaaaacttgatgtagtagtagctgatggtcattcacaacaaatactctgagcatgacatcttaaAATAGCGATATATGAGTGATATAATATTGTGCATATTGTTAATTTTAAGGCAGAAAAGGCTCATAAACTGAAAGGGTGAGTCTGTGTTGTGttaattcagacaaaaaaaatgagtgaataagctgccaaagtccaaagaaaatgtttgaaagccTAAAAAATACATTGAGCAAACCTActataaaatattacaaataaatgataataaaattagGGCTGATAAGGCATTAGTAAAgatagtttttaaagaaaaggttgGACActcactttatttgtttaactcttgtttgttttgcctttaatataaatagttttgttgacaaatatattttctttggaTGTCAATAGATTGAGTCATTTGCATGTGTAGTTAATACAGGATTATGCTCTCCTTGATGAACATCTCAGTTGGTGTTGTGATAATATTTACCTCTGCATCCTCATCTGCTGCATTATCTGCTGCTGTATAACTGTGGGTCTTAGGTTCGTACACAAAAGAGGGGTCTCCCGTGAAGCAACCCTTTGCAGCTTTTGCCACCTGCTCGATCATAGAGTCTGTGATGGTGGGAAGGAGGAACCAGTCCATGCAGTTGAAGCTGGAGGTGACAGTCCACAGGACAGAAAAGTGTGAAGACAAACATGCAGCAGCGAGAAAATACCATGGGAACACATGTATCTGCCTTACCTGTACAGATACTTTCTGTCTTTCATCTCATCTTCTCCTCTCCCTTGGGCAATAAGGTAGTCCTCCGTTAAACCCATTATTTTGCCCCAGAACAAGACTCGTTGGaatttgtagtttttctttagaaTGGCCAAAGAAGTCTGCAGGGCGGCTCTTTGTTCGGCACTTAAAATATTCCCACAGCCGGGAACGAGGTCCAAAGAGTAGTACAGTGAATCCGAGTCCATTATGGTACTATTTAAAGATAATTATCTAAAGTTTACAGGATTTTCATTCCAAGCTACTTGCCAAGTTATTAACGTTCGGCTAACATAAAGGCCACGGACGCTCGTTTTGGTTGCTGTGACAACAAACCTCGTTGCCAGGGTGTCCAGCTtggctgggttttttttttttttttttttacacttttatctTCACTTATTTTTTGATTTCACACAAACCACTAATACGGAAGCAAACTTTAACAAACGTTAATGACTCATTTTGGTCACTGTGCGTATTTAcgaaatatttttctaaaaaccaGACCGCAAGCGTCTTACGTCATTAGCGGTCGTTTTTACGTACGTGCGTGCCAGCTGCTGACAGTGAGATTACGTCATTTCCGAGTGACTGTTAGCGTTTACGTTTGTCCAGACGGAGCGGTCCGATgactgtgattaaaaaaacatgactcGCCCTGAATCTTTCCACAAGATGTTTAGCATCAGGGACGTGACAAGCAGCAGGCATTTCTATTAGCTTTAGCTAAAAAGTACACCTGTAGTCAGACTCCAGTTAAGCTGGACATGTTTAGTAGGGCCAACAATGTGTTACATGATGGCTTTTTAATGAAGATTACAGAGATAATAAATTGGAACAGAACCACTTTTAATGCCATTTATCAATACcagaataaaaaagtcaaatgtgaggGATCTGACATTGTGAATAACATTATTCATCTTACAGTGCAGCTGAGGCCACCAGCAGCAGGACAATACACTGAGACATACTAATCAGAAACATAGTACAGATGTTTTACGTTTAAGCTATACAGATCTCAAACAAATCACACATCTGCCAAGCAGAACTGGCCTGATCCATGGAGGCCTCATGCTGCAACCAAAAAGACCCAAAGCACGAATCGAGAACGTCCTTGTGCCAAACACCACAGGACGCCCCCTCTGATCCTGACAGGTTAGAGATGCTTTGATGAAGCTAAGAGGAGTGAGTTATTAAAAACAGGACATTAAGATCGCAGGTGATTTGCATATGTGGAGCACTGAAAGTTTCTCCTtcaccagtggatggatttttaatgaaactctcagaaagcaatcagtAGATTTACAcctccaactgattaactttttaaatgagcCCGTATTAAGATGGCCCCCATCTGATTAATCACAGCAagctcaaaaatggctatgactcagccaattttacaggtaaaatttgttgtggtagtagctgagagtcatccccatcacacactttgagcgctaacagaaCATGCAacacctttgcttaaaactttggtagtGGCATTTTTTCATGGGGTGCTAGTGTAGGCATGGTATTTTCAACATACATTTGTATTATTTGCAGGTTCCTGAATTATTAAAGACATTACATCTGAGAAACACCAATTACAGCACATCCTATGTGTTTTTCTTGATAGTTTTTTCACATTAACAAACttgatgtgttttgtgaaaattgACACttgatttctctcttttttttcacagaaaaatgagACACTTGCCTGTTAAAACGTTACAGAAAGTCGTTCCTTTGCT from Kryptolebias marmoratus isolate JLee-2015 linkage group LG19, ASM164957v2, whole genome shotgun sequence carries:
- the rsph9 gene encoding radial spoke head protein 9 homolog; this encodes MDSDSLYYSLDLVPGCGNILSAEQRAALQTSLAILKKNYKFQRVLFWGKIMGLTEDYLIAQGRGEDEMKDRKYLYSFNCMDWFLLPTITDSMIEQVAKAAKGCFTGDPSFVYEPKTHSYTAADNAADEDAETKVTEEKRLAVTVHHIDEEVSVVPRGAFIKTPHGLVQTNCSFGGLSDSEARKLHNFMHFSQPRKSQKKSILKMGEWSPAIDFLDVLTDDTPKGSWSLQFQCASKVCVLHSLLWLGLTFYHVPMTPQHGYIYIGDGLKSLDLPFML